From Macaca mulatta isolate MMU2019108-1 chromosome 1, T2T-MMU8v2.0, whole genome shotgun sequence, the proteins below share one genomic window:
- the DPH2 gene encoding 2-(3-amino-3-carboxypropyl)histidine synthase subunit 2 isoform X4, translated as MESMFSSPAEAALQREAGVPGLLTPLPDLDRVYELERVAGFIRDLGCERVALQFPDQLLGDAVAVAARLEETTGSKMFILGDTAYGSCCMDVLGAEQAGAQALIHFGPACLSPPARPLPVAFVLGQRSVALELCVKAFEAQNPDPKAPVVLLSEPACAHALDTGKTQDEGARAGRLRARRRYLVERARDAHVVGLLAGTLGVAQHREALAHLRNLTQAAGKRSYVLALGRPTPAKLANFPEVDVFVLLACPLGALAPQLSGSFFRPILAPCELEAACNPAWPPPGLAPHLTHYADLLPGSPFHVPLPPPESELWETPDVSLITGDLRPPPAWKSSNDSGSLALTPRPQLELAESSPAASFLSSRSWQGLEPRLGQTPVTEAVSGRRGIAIAYEDEGSG; from the exons ATGGAGTCGATGTTTAGCAGCCCTGCCGAGGCGGCGCTGCAGCGAGAGGCGGGGGTGCCAGGACTGCTCACTCCTCTCCCGGACCTGGACCGAGTGTACGAGCTGGAGCGAGTCGCTGGATTTATCCGCGACCTGGGGTGTGAACGA GTTGCCTTGCAGTTCCCTGACCAGCTATTGGGAGAtgctgtggctgtggctgcacGACTGGAGGAGACGACAGGGTCAAAGATGTTCATTCTGGGGGACACAGCCTACGGCAG CTGCTGCATGGATGTGCTGGGTGCTGAGCAAGCTGGAGCTCAGGCTCTCATACATTTTGGCCCTGCCTGCTTAAGCCCCCCAGCCCGCCCACTGCCCGTCGCCTTCGTCCTTGGTCAACGTTCTGTGGCCTTGGAGCTCTGCGTCAAGGCCTTTGAGGCCCAGAACCCAGACCCCAAAGCGCCTGTGGTGCTGCTGAGTGAGCCGGCCTGTGCCCATGCCCTGG ATACAGGGAAGACTCAGGATGAGGGTGCCCGGGCTGGACGGCTAAGGGCACGAAGACGATATCTGGTAGAGAGGGCCAGAGATGCCCACGTTGTAGGGCTGCTGGCAGGCACACTGGGTGTAGCTCAACACCGTGAGGCACTGGCCCACTTGCGGAACCTGACTCAGGCTGCCGGCAAGCGTAGCTATGTGTTGGCCCTGGGGCGGCCCACCCCCGCCAAGCTTGCCAACTTCCCTGAGGTGGATGTCTTTGTGTTATTAGCCTGTCCTCTGGGTGCCCTAGCCCCCCAGCTTTCTGGTAGCTTCTTCCGGCCTATACTGGCACCATGTGAGCTGGAAGCTGCCTGCAACCCTGCCTGGCCACCTCCAGGCCTGGCTCCCCACCTCACACATTATGCAGACTTATTGCCTG GCTCTCCCTTCCACGTGCCTCTCCCACCACCTGAGTCAGAGCTGTGGGAAACCCCAGATGTGTCACTCATTACTGGAGATCTCCGACCCCCACCTGCCTGGAAGTCATCAAATGATTCTGGAAGCTTGGCCCTGACCCCACGGCCCCAGCTGGAACTGGCTGAGAGCAGTCCTGCAG CCTCATTCCTTAGTTCCCGGAGCTGGCAAGGGCTGGAGCCCCGCCTGGGTCAGACGCCAGTGACAGAAGCTGTGAGTGGAAGACGAGGGATTGCCATCGCCTATGAGGATGAGGGAAGCGGCTGA
- the DPH2 gene encoding 2-(3-amino-3-carboxypropyl)histidine synthase subunit 2 isoform X1 gives MESMFSSPAEAALQREAGVPGLLTPLPDLDRVYELERVAGFIRDLGCERVALQFPDQLLGDAVAVAARLEETTGSKMFILGDTAYGSCCMDVLGAEQAGAQALIHFGPACLSPPARPLPVAFVLGQRSVALELCVKAFEAQNPDPKAPVVLLSEPACAHALEALATLLRPRYLDLLVSSPAFPLPVGSLSPEPKPLERFGRYFSLAPGRRLEEYGAFYVGGSEASPDPDLDPDLSRLLLGWAPGRPFFSCCPDTGKTQDEGARAGRLRARRRYLVERARDAHVVGLLAGTLGVAQHREALAHLRNLTQAAGKRSYVLALGRPTPAKLANFPEVDVFVLLACPLGALAPQLSGSFFRPILAPCELEAACNPAWPPPGLAPHLTHYADLLPGSPFHVPLPPPESELWETPDVSLITGDLRPPPAWKSSNDSGSLALTPRPQLELAESSPAASFLSSRSWQGLEPRLGQTPVTEAVSGRRGIAIAYEDEGSG, from the exons ATGGAGTCGATGTTTAGCAGCCCTGCCGAGGCGGCGCTGCAGCGAGAGGCGGGGGTGCCAGGACTGCTCACTCCTCTCCCGGACCTGGACCGAGTGTACGAGCTGGAGCGAGTCGCTGGATTTATCCGCGACCTGGGGTGTGAACGA GTTGCCTTGCAGTTCCCTGACCAGCTATTGGGAGAtgctgtggctgtggctgcacGACTGGAGGAGACGACAGGGTCAAAGATGTTCATTCTGGGGGACACAGCCTACGGCAG CTGCTGCATGGATGTGCTGGGTGCTGAGCAAGCTGGAGCTCAGGCTCTCATACATTTTGGCCCTGCCTGCTTAAGCCCCCCAGCCCGCCCACTGCCCGTCGCCTTCGTCCTTGGTCAACGTTCTGTGGCCTTGGAGCTCTGCGTCAAGGCCTTTGAGGCCCAGAACCCAGACCCCAAAGCGCCTGTGGTGCTGCTGAGTGAGCCGGCCTGTGCCCATGCCCTGG AGGCTCTGGCTACTCTCCTGCGCCCACGGTACCTGGACCTGCTAGTCTCCAGCCCAGCTTTTCCCCTGCCAGTGGGTTCCCTGAGTCCAGAGCCTAAGCCCCTGGAGCGTTTTGGGCGCTACTTCTCTCTTGCCCCAGGGAGGCGTCTAGAAGAGTATGGTGCCTTCTACGTGGGGGGCTCTGAGGCCAGCCCTGACCCAGACCTTGACCCAGACCTGAGTCGGCTGCTTTTGGGGTGGGCACCAGGTCGACCCTTCTTCTCCTGCTGCCCAGATACAGGGAAGACTCAGGATGAGGGTGCCCGGGCTGGACGGCTAAGGGCACGAAGACGATATCTGGTAGAGAGGGCCAGAGATGCCCACGTTGTAGGGCTGCTGGCAGGCACACTGGGTGTAGCTCAACACCGTGAGGCACTGGCCCACTTGCGGAACCTGACTCAGGCTGCCGGCAAGCGTAGCTATGTGTTGGCCCTGGGGCGGCCCACCCCCGCCAAGCTTGCCAACTTCCCTGAGGTGGATGTCTTTGTGTTATTAGCCTGTCCTCTGGGTGCCCTAGCCCCCCAGCTTTCTGGTAGCTTCTTCCGGCCTATACTGGCACCATGTGAGCTGGAAGCTGCCTGCAACCCTGCCTGGCCACCTCCAGGCCTGGCTCCCCACCTCACACATTATGCAGACTTATTGCCTG GCTCTCCCTTCCACGTGCCTCTCCCACCACCTGAGTCAGAGCTGTGGGAAACCCCAGATGTGTCACTCATTACTGGAGATCTCCGACCCCCACCTGCCTGGAAGTCATCAAATGATTCTGGAAGCTTGGCCCTGACCCCACGGCCCCAGCTGGAACTGGCTGAGAGCAGTCCTGCAG CCTCATTCCTTAGTTCCCGGAGCTGGCAAGGGCTGGAGCCCCGCCTGGGTCAGACGCCAGTGACAGAAGCTGTGAGTGGAAGACGAGGGATTGCCATCGCCTATGAGGATGAGGGAAGCGGCTGA
- the DPH2 gene encoding 2-(3-amino-3-carboxypropyl)histidine synthase subunit 2 isoform X2 has translation MFILGDTAYGSCCMDVLGAEQAGAQALIHFGPACLSPPARPLPVAFVLGQRSVALELCVKAFEAQNPDPKAPVVLLSEPACAHALEALATLLRPRYLDLLVSSPAFPLPVGSLSPEPKPLERFGRYFSLAPGRRLEEYGAFYVGGSEASPDPDLDPDLSRLLLGWAPGRPFFSCCPDTGKTQDEGARAGRLRARRRYLVERARDAHVVGLLAGTLGVAQHREALAHLRNLTQAAGKRSYVLALGRPTPAKLANFPEVDVFVLLACPLGALAPQLSGSFFRPILAPCELEAACNPAWPPPGLAPHLTHYADLLPGSPFHVPLPPPESELWETPDVSLITGDLRPPPAWKSSNDSGSLALTPRPQLELAESSPAASFLSSRSWQGLEPRLGQTPVTEAVSGRRGIAIAYEDEGSG, from the exons ATGTTCATTCTGGGGGACACAGCCTACGGCAG CTGCTGCATGGATGTGCTGGGTGCTGAGCAAGCTGGAGCTCAGGCTCTCATACATTTTGGCCCTGCCTGCTTAAGCCCCCCAGCCCGCCCACTGCCCGTCGCCTTCGTCCTTGGTCAACGTTCTGTGGCCTTGGAGCTCTGCGTCAAGGCCTTTGAGGCCCAGAACCCAGACCCCAAAGCGCCTGTGGTGCTGCTGAGTGAGCCGGCCTGTGCCCATGCCCTGG AGGCTCTGGCTACTCTCCTGCGCCCACGGTACCTGGACCTGCTAGTCTCCAGCCCAGCTTTTCCCCTGCCAGTGGGTTCCCTGAGTCCAGAGCCTAAGCCCCTGGAGCGTTTTGGGCGCTACTTCTCTCTTGCCCCAGGGAGGCGTCTAGAAGAGTATGGTGCCTTCTACGTGGGGGGCTCTGAGGCCAGCCCTGACCCAGACCTTGACCCAGACCTGAGTCGGCTGCTTTTGGGGTGGGCACCAGGTCGACCCTTCTTCTCCTGCTGCCCAGATACAGGGAAGACTCAGGATGAGGGTGCCCGGGCTGGACGGCTAAGGGCACGAAGACGATATCTGGTAGAGAGGGCCAGAGATGCCCACGTTGTAGGGCTGCTGGCAGGCACACTGGGTGTAGCTCAACACCGTGAGGCACTGGCCCACTTGCGGAACCTGACTCAGGCTGCCGGCAAGCGTAGCTATGTGTTGGCCCTGGGGCGGCCCACCCCCGCCAAGCTTGCCAACTTCCCTGAGGTGGATGTCTTTGTGTTATTAGCCTGTCCTCTGGGTGCCCTAGCCCCCCAGCTTTCTGGTAGCTTCTTCCGGCCTATACTGGCACCATGTGAGCTGGAAGCTGCCTGCAACCCTGCCTGGCCACCTCCAGGCCTGGCTCCCCACCTCACACATTATGCAGACTTATTGCCTG GCTCTCCCTTCCACGTGCCTCTCCCACCACCTGAGTCAGAGCTGTGGGAAACCCCAGATGTGTCACTCATTACTGGAGATCTCCGACCCCCACCTGCCTGGAAGTCATCAAATGATTCTGGAAGCTTGGCCCTGACCCCACGGCCCCAGCTGGAACTGGCTGAGAGCAGTCCTGCAG CCTCATTCCTTAGTTCCCGGAGCTGGCAAGGGCTGGAGCCCCGCCTGGGTCAGACGCCAGTGACAGAAGCTGTGAGTGGAAGACGAGGGATTGCCATCGCCTATGAGGATGAGGGAAGCGGCTGA
- the DPH2 gene encoding 2-(3-amino-3-carboxypropyl)histidine synthase subunit 2 isoform X3 yields MDVLGAEQAGAQALIHFGPACLSPPARPLPVAFVLGQRSVALELCVKAFEAQNPDPKAPVVLLSEPACAHALEALATLLRPRYLDLLVSSPAFPLPVGSLSPEPKPLERFGRYFSLAPGRRLEEYGAFYVGGSEASPDPDLDPDLSRLLLGWAPGRPFFSCCPDTGKTQDEGARAGRLRARRRYLVERARDAHVVGLLAGTLGVAQHREALAHLRNLTQAAGKRSYVLALGRPTPAKLANFPEVDVFVLLACPLGALAPQLSGSFFRPILAPCELEAACNPAWPPPGLAPHLTHYADLLPGSPFHVPLPPPESELWETPDVSLITGDLRPPPAWKSSNDSGSLALTPRPQLELAESSPAASFLSSRSWQGLEPRLGQTPVTEAVSGRRGIAIAYEDEGSG; encoded by the exons ATGGATGTGCTGGGTGCTGAGCAAGCTGGAGCTCAGGCTCTCATACATTTTGGCCCTGCCTGCTTAAGCCCCCCAGCCCGCCCACTGCCCGTCGCCTTCGTCCTTGGTCAACGTTCTGTGGCCTTGGAGCTCTGCGTCAAGGCCTTTGAGGCCCAGAACCCAGACCCCAAAGCGCCTGTGGTGCTGCTGAGTGAGCCGGCCTGTGCCCATGCCCTGG AGGCTCTGGCTACTCTCCTGCGCCCACGGTACCTGGACCTGCTAGTCTCCAGCCCAGCTTTTCCCCTGCCAGTGGGTTCCCTGAGTCCAGAGCCTAAGCCCCTGGAGCGTTTTGGGCGCTACTTCTCTCTTGCCCCAGGGAGGCGTCTAGAAGAGTATGGTGCCTTCTACGTGGGGGGCTCTGAGGCCAGCCCTGACCCAGACCTTGACCCAGACCTGAGTCGGCTGCTTTTGGGGTGGGCACCAGGTCGACCCTTCTTCTCCTGCTGCCCAGATACAGGGAAGACTCAGGATGAGGGTGCCCGGGCTGGACGGCTAAGGGCACGAAGACGATATCTGGTAGAGAGGGCCAGAGATGCCCACGTTGTAGGGCTGCTGGCAGGCACACTGGGTGTAGCTCAACACCGTGAGGCACTGGCCCACTTGCGGAACCTGACTCAGGCTGCCGGCAAGCGTAGCTATGTGTTGGCCCTGGGGCGGCCCACCCCCGCCAAGCTTGCCAACTTCCCTGAGGTGGATGTCTTTGTGTTATTAGCCTGTCCTCTGGGTGCCCTAGCCCCCCAGCTTTCTGGTAGCTTCTTCCGGCCTATACTGGCACCATGTGAGCTGGAAGCTGCCTGCAACCCTGCCTGGCCACCTCCAGGCCTGGCTCCCCACCTCACACATTATGCAGACTTATTGCCTG GCTCTCCCTTCCACGTGCCTCTCCCACCACCTGAGTCAGAGCTGTGGGAAACCCCAGATGTGTCACTCATTACTGGAGATCTCCGACCCCCACCTGCCTGGAAGTCATCAAATGATTCTGGAAGCTTGGCCCTGACCCCACGGCCCCAGCTGGAACTGGCTGAGAGCAGTCCTGCAG CCTCATTCCTTAGTTCCCGGAGCTGGCAAGGGCTGGAGCCCCGCCTGGGTCAGACGCCAGTGACAGAAGCTGTGAGTGGAAGACGAGGGATTGCCATCGCCTATGAGGATGAGGGAAGCGGCTGA
- the DPH2 gene encoding 2-(3-amino-3-carboxypropyl)histidine synthase subunit 2 isoform X7, giving the protein MESMFSSPAEAALQREAGVPGLLTPLPDLDRVYELERVAGFIRDLGCERVALQFPDQLLGDAVAVAARLEETTGSKMFILGDTAYGSCCMDVLGAEQAGAQALIHFGPACLSPPARPLPVAFVLGQRSVALELCVKAFEAQNPDPKAPVVLLSEPACAHALGSPFHVPLPPPESELWETPDVSLITGDLRPPPAWKSSNDSGSLALTPRPQLELAESSPAASFLSSRSWQGLEPRLGQTPVTEAVSGRRGIAIAYEDEGSG; this is encoded by the exons ATGGAGTCGATGTTTAGCAGCCCTGCCGAGGCGGCGCTGCAGCGAGAGGCGGGGGTGCCAGGACTGCTCACTCCTCTCCCGGACCTGGACCGAGTGTACGAGCTGGAGCGAGTCGCTGGATTTATCCGCGACCTGGGGTGTGAACGA GTTGCCTTGCAGTTCCCTGACCAGCTATTGGGAGAtgctgtggctgtggctgcacGACTGGAGGAGACGACAGGGTCAAAGATGTTCATTCTGGGGGACACAGCCTACGGCAG CTGCTGCATGGATGTGCTGGGTGCTGAGCAAGCTGGAGCTCAGGCTCTCATACATTTTGGCCCTGCCTGCTTAAGCCCCCCAGCCCGCCCACTGCCCGTCGCCTTCGTCCTTGGTCAACGTTCTGTGGCCTTGGAGCTCTGCGTCAAGGCCTTTGAGGCCCAGAACCCAGACCCCAAAGCGCCTGTGGTGCTGCTGAGTGAGCCGGCCTGTGCCCATGCCCTGG GCTCTCCCTTCCACGTGCCTCTCCCACCACCTGAGTCAGAGCTGTGGGAAACCCCAGATGTGTCACTCATTACTGGAGATCTCCGACCCCCACCTGCCTGGAAGTCATCAAATGATTCTGGAAGCTTGGCCCTGACCCCACGGCCCCAGCTGGAACTGGCTGAGAGCAGTCCTGCAG CCTCATTCCTTAGTTCCCGGAGCTGGCAAGGGCTGGAGCCCCGCCTGGGTCAGACGCCAGTGACAGAAGCTGTGAGTGGAAGACGAGGGATTGCCATCGCCTATGAGGATGAGGGAAGCGGCTGA
- the DPH2 gene encoding 2-(3-amino-3-carboxypropyl)histidine synthase subunit 2 isoform X5, whose translation MLWLWLHDWRRRQGQRCSFWGTQPTAEALATLLRPRYLDLLVSSPAFPLPVGSLSPEPKPLERFGRYFSLAPGRRLEEYGAFYVGGSEASPDPDLDPDLSRLLLGWAPGRPFFSCCPDTGKTQDEGARAGRLRARRRYLVERARDAHVVGLLAGTLGVAQHREALAHLRNLTQAAGKRSYVLALGRPTPAKLANFPEVDVFVLLACPLGALAPQLSGSFFRPILAPCELEAACNPAWPPPGLAPHLTHYADLLPGSPFHVPLPPPESELWETPDVSLITGDLRPPPAWKSSNDSGSLALTPRPQLELAESSPAASFLSSRSWQGLEPRLGQTPVTEAVSGRRGIAIAYEDEGSG comes from the exons AtgctgtggctgtggctgcacGACTGGAGGAGACGACAGGGTCAAAGATGTTCATTCTGGGGGACACAGCCTACGGCAG AGGCTCTGGCTACTCTCCTGCGCCCACGGTACCTGGACCTGCTAGTCTCCAGCCCAGCTTTTCCCCTGCCAGTGGGTTCCCTGAGTCCAGAGCCTAAGCCCCTGGAGCGTTTTGGGCGCTACTTCTCTCTTGCCCCAGGGAGGCGTCTAGAAGAGTATGGTGCCTTCTACGTGGGGGGCTCTGAGGCCAGCCCTGACCCAGACCTTGACCCAGACCTGAGTCGGCTGCTTTTGGGGTGGGCACCAGGTCGACCCTTCTTCTCCTGCTGCCCAGATACAGGGAAGACTCAGGATGAGGGTGCCCGGGCTGGACGGCTAAGGGCACGAAGACGATATCTGGTAGAGAGGGCCAGAGATGCCCACGTTGTAGGGCTGCTGGCAGGCACACTGGGTGTAGCTCAACACCGTGAGGCACTGGCCCACTTGCGGAACCTGACTCAGGCTGCCGGCAAGCGTAGCTATGTGTTGGCCCTGGGGCGGCCCACCCCCGCCAAGCTTGCCAACTTCCCTGAGGTGGATGTCTTTGTGTTATTAGCCTGTCCTCTGGGTGCCCTAGCCCCCCAGCTTTCTGGTAGCTTCTTCCGGCCTATACTGGCACCATGTGAGCTGGAAGCTGCCTGCAACCCTGCCTGGCCACCTCCAGGCCTGGCTCCCCACCTCACACATTATGCAGACTTATTGCCTG GCTCTCCCTTCCACGTGCCTCTCCCACCACCTGAGTCAGAGCTGTGGGAAACCCCAGATGTGTCACTCATTACTGGAGATCTCCGACCCCCACCTGCCTGGAAGTCATCAAATGATTCTGGAAGCTTGGCCCTGACCCCACGGCCCCAGCTGGAACTGGCTGAGAGCAGTCCTGCAG CCTCATTCCTTAGTTCCCGGAGCTGGCAAGGGCTGGAGCCCCGCCTGGGTCAGACGCCAGTGACAGAAGCTGTGAGTGGAAGACGAGGGATTGCCATCGCCTATGAGGATGAGGGAAGCGGCTGA
- the DPH2 gene encoding 2-(3-amino-3-carboxypropyl)histidine synthase subunit 2 isoform X6, protein MPWVRGFACVCTKEALATLLRPRYLDLLVSSPAFPLPVGSLSPEPKPLERFGRYFSLAPGRRLEEYGAFYVGGSEASPDPDLDPDLSRLLLGWAPGRPFFSCCPDTGKTQDEGARAGRLRARRRYLVERARDAHVVGLLAGTLGVAQHREALAHLRNLTQAAGKRSYVLALGRPTPAKLANFPEVDVFVLLACPLGALAPQLSGSFFRPILAPCELEAACNPAWPPPGLAPHLTHYADLLPGSPFHVPLPPPESELWETPDVSLITGDLRPPPAWKSSNDSGSLALTPRPQLELAESSPAASFLSSRSWQGLEPRLGQTPVTEAVSGRRGIAIAYEDEGSG, encoded by the exons ATGCCCTGGGTAAGGGGTTTTGCCTGTGTATGCACAAAGG AGGCTCTGGCTACTCTCCTGCGCCCACGGTACCTGGACCTGCTAGTCTCCAGCCCAGCTTTTCCCCTGCCAGTGGGTTCCCTGAGTCCAGAGCCTAAGCCCCTGGAGCGTTTTGGGCGCTACTTCTCTCTTGCCCCAGGGAGGCGTCTAGAAGAGTATGGTGCCTTCTACGTGGGGGGCTCTGAGGCCAGCCCTGACCCAGACCTTGACCCAGACCTGAGTCGGCTGCTTTTGGGGTGGGCACCAGGTCGACCCTTCTTCTCCTGCTGCCCAGATACAGGGAAGACTCAGGATGAGGGTGCCCGGGCTGGACGGCTAAGGGCACGAAGACGATATCTGGTAGAGAGGGCCAGAGATGCCCACGTTGTAGGGCTGCTGGCAGGCACACTGGGTGTAGCTCAACACCGTGAGGCACTGGCCCACTTGCGGAACCTGACTCAGGCTGCCGGCAAGCGTAGCTATGTGTTGGCCCTGGGGCGGCCCACCCCCGCCAAGCTTGCCAACTTCCCTGAGGTGGATGTCTTTGTGTTATTAGCCTGTCCTCTGGGTGCCCTAGCCCCCCAGCTTTCTGGTAGCTTCTTCCGGCCTATACTGGCACCATGTGAGCTGGAAGCTGCCTGCAACCCTGCCTGGCCACCTCCAGGCCTGGCTCCCCACCTCACACATTATGCAGACTTATTGCCTG GCTCTCCCTTCCACGTGCCTCTCCCACCACCTGAGTCAGAGCTGTGGGAAACCCCAGATGTGTCACTCATTACTGGAGATCTCCGACCCCCACCTGCCTGGAAGTCATCAAATGATTCTGGAAGCTTGGCCCTGACCCCACGGCCCCAGCTGGAACTGGCTGAGAGCAGTCCTGCAG CCTCATTCCTTAGTTCCCGGAGCTGGCAAGGGCTGGAGCCCCGCCTGGGTCAGACGCCAGTGACAGAAGCTGTGAGTGGAAGACGAGGGATTGCCATCGCCTATGAGGATGAGGGAAGCGGCTGA